The Bradysia coprophila strain Holo2 unplaced genomic scaffold, BU_Bcop_v1 contig_297, whole genome shotgun sequence DNA window CTAGACTTGCCACAATAGCCTTCAGTGGTTCTTACGCAGGTTCGCATACAATTAAATAGTAACTTACATGTGATGTCCGGGAAATAGGCCATTACACAAGGACACATTTTGTGACTACGAGCGCAGCAAGGAGAGTAGCCGCTCTTGTGTAAATGGCCTACTTCCTAAGGCTTTCCATTCAATGCTTTTTGTTCGAAGTTAACATTAAAAGTAGAAGAGAGCGCTCTCCAACAACGtccaacaattttaatttttcgtcaattttatgCAGGTATCGTAATTGGTCTTCCGGTTTCTGGATACCTAGCCCACCTGAACTGGAAAGCACCATTTTATTTCTATAGTATAGTCGGAATGTTATGGTAAACGATATCACAGATTCCAATTAACTGATGAGTTGTGTTGAGAATTGTACTCTCCTTCTAGGTATGCAGCGTTTTTATGGCTAGTGTTTGAAAAACCCCGAAAACATCCCACAATAGACGTGTTCGAATTGAAGTACATAGAAAAATCTTTAGGTGAATCCGTACAGCAAGCAATGCCAACAATAGCCACAACACCATGGCATGACATCGTTCGATCGAAACCAGTTATCGCAATTGTTGTCGCAAATTTCTGCAGATCGTGGAATTTCTACATGTTGGTGTTGTATCAAAGCGCATATCTAAAGGAAGTTTTTGGTTACGATACGGCCGAGGTATGAcactatttttgttaaaaaaaaattatttcgccTGAGGTTTTAACTTTAAAACGTTAAAATCACTCCACTAGGCTGGACTGGTGGGTGCATTGCCGCATTTACTGATGACAATCATTGTACCCTTCGGTGGCATGTTGGCCGATCACTTAAGAAAATCTGGAACGATGACCACAACGaatgtgagaaaattattcaattgcGGCGGTTTTGGATTGGAAGGATTCTTCTTCCTACTAGTGGCTCTTTCGAATACATCGGTAAGATTCAGTTTCCCAatctaaattcaaattttcaagcgaattataaaaatactAGGGAAAAGCACTGACAGCTCTGACGCTTGGTGTAGCGTTCAGTGGTTTTGCTATCTCCGGTTACAACGTCAATCACTTGGACATTGCACCGCGATACGCCAGTATTCTAATGGGTATATCGAATGGCATAGGAACATTAGCTGGCTTAATATGCCCTATTGCCATCGATCACATCGTAGAAGATAAGGTAATTTCCATTGATGAATGCTAAAGCTATAATATCTCCACATAATGTGCACACTGCTTTGCATCTTTATAATAATTCAAAAGATACGCTCGATTCGTCTATTGTGTGTTACGTACATTTTGTATACATCCCAtcacaaaacgaaaaagttttttatatTCTTCCCCCCTATTTTCATCgtgtgattttcattttcgctaTAATACGTCTGCATGCGCTGGTTGCTATAGCACTTCACTCAGATTATGTTCTGCACGACTAATCAGATAGCGTTTGTTATGAATGAAGCTATTTTTTCCGATGCTGTGATtcatttgtcaatttttattggaaatagAGTTtgggaaataaatttatttttttttactcgcaatttttctctttttttaaattacacgGCTTCTTGTTTGCCGAAAAGTGAAGTGCACTTTTTGTCACCGTTATGGAaacgaatttaaataaaatgaattactCAAGGCATTgatcaaagcacctagcaggttaatagaggttttaccacgtcaaatagattagttttttgataccaataatatcattagcagccttaatagtatttttgcaacgacattatgaaaaacaaacgtcaataaatttctttataaatttttcgttaaaattttcgtcaatctgaaagttgaggttaagttgccttctgtggatgaaatttgacatttcaaaataaccttggaacaaacctatacacGGTCAACTTTGGACTGGCCTTtgcttcgattaaagtactgctttttttctattaccctgctaggtgcatTGATCTGAAATTCGTATTTttgttcatctgttatcgatgtCGACTTCAGAAATAAACGAGCTCTGAGTGATGCGGTGTCATGTAGTAATAaataatgtttaaaaaaaggaagtaaaagatttgaaattaatgatttgaaaatacttagatcaaatgacGTAGTAGATCCCATGTAAAAACTTCTTTTACTCTTGCAGTCCTTGAAATGTTAATCTAATTTAAAAACGATCTATGAGTCGAATCGTCGAATGTATTCGAAATGTCATCCtttctttaacattttattaattaatttggtgAACATACGGGTTGGAATGTCATCCTTTAGGCTCGAATTGCGTATAAGACGGCGACTATTTTCGGGGAAACGTTTTCCCATAATTTACCATTTTTCCTAAATTGTCcagtttttcttcaaaattttcctaatttttccgaaaacgtttttggaaaaaatacgaaaatagttccttttaaatctgttatcgatatcAACGATCAGTAAAAACAAGCGATGATTAGTCGTTGATGTGATTCTATATActaatgtatgttaaaacgaatgaagtattAAACTTTGTATCAAATTCCCTAAAcagaagaagtaatagatttgggCATATAGTAATGTTGACACAGCATATTTTAATCGATTTTGAAAGACGCATGACTCTATAatgaatacaaaaatttcttagcGGGGCATTTGAACTACTCGTACAACATTCTTATTGTTTAATGTCCGTTAACGGCTCAAATGAGCGTGCGTAAGCTTCATACGGTATAAATATTGTGAATGAATAGAACCAATTGAACGAAAGGTACTTTCGAGTAGAATTAACGCCCTTCATTAAGTTTATACAATATCTAAGCAGATAGTCCGACGCGCCTTTTGGTAGCTGGCTTAGGCACGTCTctaaaaagataaattttgatAAGTGACGTCTTTCGATCTTTTGAAACTACATTTTTTCACCAAGGTATGGTTCTAGGTTCAtatgtttttttataaatataaatcgCAAATAGTTTCTAGTATCGACCGTTCGCTTCATTCAAAACAGCGATTCTGAAAATATGTGTACGTACGTTCACTTCCTGAAAAAATCCCActaagaaatttgattttaagtaAGACCAACAATATATTCTCCCACTCATGACTCTGCCATTTTTCAGAAACCGATGAGTTGGTCTATCGTATTCACCATAGCTGCCTGTGTTCACTTATTTGGTATAACATTTTACGGAATTTATGCATCCGGCGAACTTCAATATTGGGCCGAGCCACCAGTTGACGAGAAACAAGTCTGGAGTCCTACGAAAGCAGAAATAACCAAAGAAACTGCCTTTGTAAGATatgcaaatatttcattttctcttttgCTCACATTGAATCTTACGTACTTTGTCAGAATGAACCTCAAGCGGACACACAAATAAACAAACCGACAATTAATTATGGGGCAACGCAACCAAATCCAACCAACCCCTTTGCCTATGCCAGTTCAATGCTCGAACAGCAAGCTGTGCAGCCCGAGGCGAAAGACACGTATCTTCATGGAACAGCTGAAGATCGAACGTATTGAATACGTAATAGATAAAATGATATGTAATTGCACGACATAGTAACGTGAACATCAGGCAGGGACGGttcatttttcgaaagtcAATAATTGGGGATCTAGTGATAGAAGGAGGTGAATGCGATTAATTTGAAGTGagaggaaattcggatcatattccatttttattgtgGTGCTTCAACCCTTCAACTTGGTGCTTACCTATGGGTAAATGCgctgaattgaaaataaaactcaaatgtaatagattttcgtatACGATCCTATAGATCGATTCAGTGGGCAAAACTATAGCAATAGCTGAGTGCATTCTATTGcttgaaatgaataaaaattaactaACTAATTACTAGATGTCAGCgctctattttttgtgaaccaacttcactgctctGGAATTTCATGGAAATTTAGCATTGCGAAGTTTTTTCACCAGGAAATAGATcgaaaagaatgaagtactgaaaaaagTGGCGGTGCCTCTACACAATAAATGTAAAGACCAGGTCCGTAACCAGGTCCCTCTTGTAATCGACCACT harbors:
- the LOC119078720 gene encoding vesicular glutamate transporter 1; the encoded protein is MHIVGGLKDRTSNLFSGGMQRFDHLDSRKQGYGQMDGGHEYGLDERESPASFDEIERPPLRHVDKYIRAELPCLSARYTVAVMTSLGFIISFGIRCNLSMAKLSLSDEKNAEMNFNKTIGHGVKKEVWSANWASAIDSSFFWGYLVTQIPGGFLASFFPSNRIFGAAIIGSSICNLFIPLAIDVSKYILIMVRVVQGLVEGVTYPACHGIWRFWAPPLERSRLATIAFSGSYAGIVIGLPVSGYLAHLNWKAPFYFYSIVGMLWYAAFLWLVFEKPRKHPTIDVFELKYIEKSLGESVQQAMPTIATTPWHDIVRSKPVIAIVVANFCRSWNFYMLVLYQSAYLKEVFGYDTAEAGLVGALPHLLMTIIVPFGGMLADHLRKSGTMTTTNVRKLFNCGGFGLEGFFFLLVALSNTSGKALTALTLGVAFSGFAISGYNVNHLDIAPRYASILMGISNGIGTLAGLICPIAIDHIVEDKKPMSWSIVFTIAACVHLFGITFYGIYASGELQYWAEPPVDEKQVWSPTKAEITKETAFNEPQADTQINKPTINYGATQPNPTNPFAYASSMLEQQAVQPEAKDTYLHGTAEDRTY